A single window of Candidatus Margulisiibacteriota bacterium DNA harbors:
- a CDS encoding type II toxin-antitoxin system VapC family toxin — translation MIVVLDVSGASQVIFHKEKMERFDMVLQEASLVIAPDLYVPELTNAIWKYGNFAGYTLEECNSFIKIGLKYVNKFVDSRELWLEAFRLGLENRHSIYDMYYLALARQNEAMLVTNDKELLKIGKKLHVEYCY, via the coding sequence ATGATAGTTGTTTTGGATGTCAGCGGCGCGTCTCAGGTAATATTCCACAAAGAAAAAATGGAAAGATTCGACATGGTTTTGCAGGAGGCTTCTCTGGTGATAGCTCCGGATTTATATGTACCGGAATTAACCAATGCGATTTGGAAGTATGGAAATTTTGCTGGTTATACACTTGAAGAATGTAATAGTTTTATAAAAATTGGCCTGAAATATGTTAATAAATTTGTGGACTCTCGAGAATTATGGCTGGAAGCGTTTCGGCTGGGGCTGGAGAATAGACACTCAATTTATGATATGTATTATCTGGCGTTAGCCCGGCAGAATGAGGCCATGCTGGTTACTAACGACAAAGAGCTGCTTAAAATAGGCAAGAAGCTGCATGTGGAATATTGTTATTGA